One Aspergillus oryzae RIB40 DNA, chromosome 2 genomic window carries:
- a CDS encoding Ytp1 family protein (predicted protein) yields MWQKASHAAIAAASLFASLASAIPHGDDHAMNMDMGMGMNSTQKQPESHAAASDDSPMSYFAYGKHSSTIIAHIGLMVLAWCFILPVAVMFSVARSRFALPSQFLFLVFNALGLLLGIIYNSQTPDLYENNAHHKIGWIATWVISAQVIMSLIFAYAGRGESDATSYERAAFLPVSTDEMAETPTHPTGIHHEYRWSRDSGQDTEVNSASLHSRPSSSTCASPSEEYDTFVKPEAQYPEQPAQSRGWLHSTFVNRFLASRVPCMVSSRALRILTIFYLVIDRIILPFGFIAIATGAVTYGGIMRGREIFNGLAHFIKGGIFFWYGLLTLGRFMGCWADLGWAWNVKPSSDIVGKWKAKIPTGEFTESFVIFLYGASNMFLEHLTSWGGKWSATDLEHVSISIMFFGGGLCGMLFESKRVKSWLNSTVVQYPSNLRRHGPSDTAWQLPDTQGVSLNPMPALVILLLGSMMGSHHQSSMVSTMVHKQWGNLLVGFSFARCMTYVITYLKPPTSYLPSRPPTEIVAAFCLISGGLIFMLSTRNVVDAMEFYELDAMFIFTVAMGVTAFIMACEILAIAIKAWATKKETRPQLPPFQFPA; encoded by the exons ATGTGGCAGAAAGCTTCTCACGCCGCGATCGCGGCTGCCTCTCTATTCGCCTCCCTCGCCAGTGCTATCCCGCATGGGGATGACCATGCGATGAATATGGACATGGGCATGGGCATGAATAGCACTCAGAAGCAGCCCGAATCGCATGCTGCTGCAAGCGACGACTCACCTATGAGCTATTTTGCCTACGGAAAGCATTCGAGCACAATAATCGCTCACATAGGCCTTATGGTTCTTGCCTGGTGCTTCATCCTCCCCGTTG CTGTTATGTTTAGCGTTGCGCGTTCTCGATTTGCACTCCCGTCgcaatttcttttcctggtTTTCAACGCTTTGGGCTTGCTTCTAGGGATCATTTACAACAGCCAAACCCCTGATCTATACGAGAACAATGCTCATCACAAGATCGGGTGGATCGCGACATGGGTGATTAGCGCGCAAGTTATTATGTCGCTCATATTTGCCTATGCTGGCAGAGGCGAGTCCGATGCGACTTCGTACGAGCGTGCTGCATTCCTTCCCGTGTCTACCGACGAGATGGCCGAAACCCCGACGCATCCGACCGGAATTCATCATGAGTACCGTTGGTCCAGAGACAGCGGCCAGGATACAGAGGTCAACTCGGCTTCCCTCCACAGTCGTCCTAGTTCGTCAACTTGCGCATCCCCCTCGGAGGAATATGATACATTCGTCAAGCCCGAGGCCCAATACCCAGAGCAACCCGCTCAAAGCCGTGGTTGGCTGCACAGCACCTTTGTGAACCGCTTCCTCGCGAGCCGTGTGCCCTGTATGGTCTCTAGTCGCGCCCTTCGGATACTTACCATTTTCTATTTGGTAATTGACAGAATCATCTTGCCTTTCGGTTTCATCGCCATCGCTACCGGTGCCGTAACTTATGGCGGTATCATG AGGGGTAGAGAGatcttcaacggtctcgCACATTTTATCAAGGGAGGCATCTTCTTTTGGTATGGTTTGCTGACCCTGGGACGATTCATGGGCTGCTGGGCAGATCTCGGATGGGCTTGGAATGTGAAGCCCTCGAGCGATATTGTTGGCAAGTGGAAGGCCAAGATCCCTACCGGTGAATTTACCGAATCTTTTGTGATCTTCCTCTACGGTGCCAGCAACATGTTCCTCGAGCACCTCACCAGTTGGGGCGGCAAATGGTCTGCGACAGATCTCGAGCATGTGTCCATCTCCATTATGTTCTTTGGTGGGGGTTTGTGTGGTATGCTTTTCGAATCTAAGCGCGTTAAGAGCTGGTTGAACAGCACTGTCGTGCAATACCCCTCGAATCTTCGCAGACATGGCCCATCCGACACGGCTTGGCAGCTTCCTGACACTCAAGGCGTTTCTCTCAATCCAATGCCTGCCCTGGTGATTCTTCTTTTGGGTAGCATGATGGGATCCCACCACCAATCCAGCATGGTTTCCACTATGGTGCACAAGCAGTGGGGTAACCTGTTGGTTGGCTTCTCGTTTGCTAGATGTATGACCTATGTCATCACGTATCTCAAGCCACCAACCTCGTATCTGccttctcgtcctccaaCTGAGATTGTTGCCGCTTTCTGCTTGATCTCCGGTGGCTTGATTTTCATGTTGAGT ACCCGAAATGTGGTTGATGCCATGGAGTTTTACGAGCTCGATGCGATGTTTATTTTCACTGTCGCTATGGGAGTGACCGCTTTCATAATGGCCTGTGAGATTTTGGCTATTGCCATCAAGGCCTGggccaccaagaaagaaactcgCCCTCAGCTCCCTCCTTTCCAGTTCCCAGCTTGA
- a CDS encoding dienelactone hydrolase family protein (predicted hydrolase related to dienelactone hydrolase) yields the protein MASNPPGPCCATGFKHEGNPVGEIKNVNGVDTYIVYPQDKSTEKVVVFLSDIFGIYVNAQLLADEFAANGYTCVIPDLFQGDAIKLSDMESGKADLPAWLPNHQPSHVDPVVESTVKYVREELGAKRVAGVGYCFGAKYVCRHMKEGKIDVGFNAHPSFVTHEELGAITGPLSIAASEIDQIFTTQLRHESEETLKKTGQHWQINLFSGVSHGFAVRADLSNKHFKFAKEQAFCQAINWFRQYL from the exons ATGGCTTCTAACCCACCTGGACCTTGCTGCGCCACTGGCTTCAAGCATGAAGGTAACCCAGTTGGTGAGATCAAGAACGTCAACGGCG TCGACACCTACATTGTCTACCCCCAGGATAAGAGCAccgagaaggttgttgtctTCCTGAGCGATATCTTCGGTATCTATGTCAACGCCCAGCTCCTCGCTGACGAGTTCGCCGCCAATGGATACACTTGTGTCATTCCCGATCTTTTCCAGGGAGACGCCATCAAGCTCAGCGACATGGAATCTGGAAAAGCCGACCTCCCCGCCTGGCTCCCCAACCACCAGCCTAGCCACGTCGACCCCGTCGTCGAGTCTACTGTTAAGTACGTCCGCGAGGAATTGGGCGCTAAGCGTGTCGCCGGTGTTGGATACTGCTTCGGTGCCAAGTATGTCTGCCGCCACATGAAGGAGGGCAAGATCGACGTTGGTTTCAACGCCCACCCTTCCTTCGTCACCCACGAGGAGCTCGGCGCTATCACCGGTCCTCTGTCCATTGCTGCCTCCG AAATCGATCAGATCTTCACTACCCAGCTCCGCCACGAGTCTGAGGAGActctgaagaagactggcCAGCACTGGCAGATCAACCTGTTTAGCGGTGTTTCCCACGGTTTCGCTGTCCGCGCGGACCTGAGCAATAAGCACTTCAAGTTCGCCAAGGAACAGGCTTTCTGCCAGGCCATCAACTGGTTCAGGCAGTACCTGTGA